The Hippocampus zosterae strain Florida chromosome 2, ASM2543408v3, whole genome shotgun sequence genome contains the following window.
AATTATGAATAGAACAaagaacaacacaaaacaagcaagGGGGAAAAGTGCATGTTAATGTATCCACCACATCTCATGATACTTATtcctcattgttgcttttgtcaTGTCTTTTTGGATAAGTCTGGTATTTGAAGGTTAGATCCAGGCTGCTTCCCTGAGTTATCAAGAAAACGCACCACAATGTCAACACTAAGGGCTACGTGAGTGGAACAAAGTCGGAATTTAATCGGTGCTGCCGTACGGCCGCTGGAATGGCAGCAATGAGCTAGCAAAGTCCCTGAAATATTCCtggggtaaaaataaaaaaaagtagattgtgtttttattttatttactttttttttttgtatatgatGCCTTTTTTAACTTCCAAAAATATTGGAGAGAGAAACGTTTtcaacaaaaatcaaaacaaaatagcaAACTCCAGGGAAGAACAGCAGGTGTGTGAAGTGCCTGATATGTGTTGTATTCCTAGTCAACAATTACGCGTCATTCTGTGGCAGTGACAAGTCACATGTTTTgaggtatattttttttcttgtatggacaaaaaaaaaatagaaacaaatgcATCTGTTTATAATAAAGTGCTAGACACGAGGGAATTTTCCAAACTTGGcagactgctgctgctggtacGGCTAATTAAAGACACTACATacaaagaaccaaaaaaaaaaaaaaacaagagcaaggGTAAAACTTTTAATACTTCAAGCAACATGAATATTTGTGCTAAACTGAATGCGGGTGGAAAATAAGCTCGGCCTGAGGTTGTAGTTGACAGAGCCCAAAGACATGACATGGGGGAGGAGCTGGCGGTTGGGGGCAGGGATTGTATTTTAGTCATAAAATATATTCACAAAGCACTCATTTGTGGTCCCAAATAAGAATTTCGTTTCAACGCCAGGAAGGACTTCTCTGCAGCGCAATCATAAGTACTGACCTACATTTACCAAATATATTTGAATATTCATTATGTttcctggcggcccggtagtccagtggttagcacgtcggcttcacagtgcagaggtaccgggttcgattccagctgcggcctccctgtgtggagtttgcatgttcaccccgggcctgcgtgggttttctccgggtgctccggtttcctcccacattccaaaaatatgcatggcaggctgattgaacactctgaattgtccctacgtgtgagtgtgagcgtggatggttgttcgtctatgtgtgccgtgcgattggctggcaactgatccagggtgtcccccgcctactgcccgaagacagctgggataggctccagcaccccccgcgaccctagtgaggattaagcggttcggaaaatggatggatggatggattatgtttcctttttttttcatttcgtaGCATTTCTCTTGGCTCGACGACTGCCGGGCGGCACGgagattgactggttagcacagggttcgattgcggctctggccaacctgtgtggagtttgcatgttctcgtgcgagttttctccgggtactccggtttcctcccgcattccgaaaacatgcgtggcaggctgagtgaacactctaaattgtccctcggtgtgagtgtgagcgtggatggctgttcgtctctgtgtgccctgcgattggctggcgaccggttcagggtgtcccccgcttactgcctgaagatagctgggagaggctctaccctgcctgcgacccttgtgaggataagtggataagtaaatggatggatggatggactacttCCACTACCTGCATGTTGAATATGTCTTTGTCCAATCAGAGTTCAGCCTctctgtgttgccatgtcaacctTATCCGCCTCCAGAATCTGTCCTGATGACCGATGCAACTGGATCTATATTAGCAATGGGGTTGTTTGCTGAACCaattacatttcaaattcaaatcacaGGGCCACCTAAGTGGCCCGTAGTCATGTCAGCATCTTTCCGCCCCCAGATTGGTTTGACTAGCCAAACGTGTGTACAATGATTATAATATTGAATAATCAGCCTCTCATTCAACTACAAAGCGTTTTGTCATGCAATTacagaaataaatgaaacatgACAGCGGTAGGATTAAAAGGTGGATGAAGTCGGTTAAAGCCTCACTGAGAGGTACTTAAACAACAGAGGTACTTAACACGTCTTAAACAAGGGTGCCAATAAGTACGGAGGCTGCTGTATGTCCATATTGTGGCTACAATGGACTTTTTTCTTGGTTCTGTTTTCCACCCATGTCATGTCTGGTGCTCTGTATTATTTCTCTCCCCAACACTTGGAGAAGCTACAACAGTCTTCATTTCACCATACATGACCTGTCTAAGAAggaatacccccccacccccataaaaACCGCCAGGGCTTGGGTTAACGGTTAACCCAAACTCGAAGGGTTGTTATCAGCAAGCGAAAACAGAGAGCGTACTTGAATTAGCCCTTAGGACTGAGGGGGAGTCAGGGGAGCAGCCTCAAATCTTTTGGAGGGGGTTAGTATGAGCAGGAATTTCTGTTTTCGCATTCATccacatttatttcaaaaacggatgcgtgtgtgtgtgtgtgtgtgtgtgtgtgtgtgtgtgtgtgtgtgtgtgtgcgcgtgtgtgcgtttgcTGGTGCGTGCATCTCACTCAGTCAATAGCTTGATCTCGTTGGCAAGCAGCGTGTTGAAGTTGTAGGCCGGGTCGGGGAGGACCGAGCCGGAGGCTTGGCAGGGGGGCGACTGAGACGGCTCGGCCAGCTCGGGGTCGCTCTCGCTGGAAGTGGAGCCCACGCTCATGTTGCACACAGCCTCCGGCAAGGAACCGCCGACAGTGGGCACGGGGCACACCTCGGGCTCGCTGCTGGTCTCGCTGGTGCTCGACACCACCGACAGCAAGGACATCTTACGGGTGAGGCGGTTGGGGAGCATGGACAGGGCGTAGTCGGCGACAATGCCCGCCACGTCCATGCCGCACGCCTGGTCGAAGGCGATGAAGCCCACGTTGGCGTTGGCCTCGCACACCACGAAGGAGCCGTTGTTGAGCTGCAGGAGGTCGATGCCGCAAACGTCCATGCCGAGGATGTTCGACACCTCGGTGGCCAGCTGCTTGCCCTGCTCGCTCAGTGGGCACATCATCCCCACGCCACCTTGATGACAGCAAACACATATTGCTGAGTTCATTCACGAGGCACCTTTCCAGGTAAAGTCACTCAACTTTTCCATGCATCTGATCACCCGGAGCTGAAAAATCACAACTTTCCGTTTCAAAGGACGTCCACTTCTATGCCTCTCAGTTCGTCTTACCGTCTTGACTGCATCTCTCTTGCAACTTGGTGAAGAgactctaaagcaggggtgggcaattattttttgcatagggccacatgagaaccagaaaatattatggagggccggatcaaaagggtgaactaaattcagcGTAATAttcattggatttctttatttaaaaagcagtattttgcattttttggaatgtttttcagACTTAAGAGTACATGATTATGTCgcatcgaacgggatttgcttgacttggcgctacggcgggcttccgtatcgtctccccctccctccctatgctctgcaacttcaactaactgtgccacctggcgttgaaatgcctgtcattacaagtccaaatgaaatgaatgcagtcgttgacatcaaaccataattgtgtaccaaccttcggcgggccggattaaaaagaccaacgggccggatttggcccgtgggccgtagtttgctgcTCTAAGGGTTTTTGGCAGTCAATAAGTGACTACATCAAGACCCTGAAACAACAACTCTTTTTATTGGAATAACCCTGATTAAGTAGCTAGTGGGGGGTTGGGTTGGTTGAGTGGTTATCGcgatgacctcacagtgcagagattgtgggttcgatcccgactcgggcctccctgtgtggagcttgcatgttctccctgtcctgtgtgggttttctccgggtactccggtttcctcccacattccaaaaacatgcatggcagcccgatcggacactttaaattgtcccgaggtgtgagtgtgagcgtgaatggtcgttcgtttctgtgtgccctgcgattggctggcaaccgattcagggtgtcccccgcctactgcccgaagacagctgggaaagactccagcatcccccccataacccttgtgaggataaagcggatcggaaaatcaTCGGATTCGGATCGGATGGATCATCATGCTTGAAACAAGAATTGGAAAGAGTTTCAACTGAATGATGATAGTCAATAATTAGATTTGGGACTGATGCAGTCATTGAACACAATAAAACCATTGACCTCAGATCCTTATCCAACAAGCCTTAACAATCAACAGAGTTCTCCAAGTACATTTTTAACCAAATATTTAAGCTGTGGAAAAAATTGACGTAACAATTAATTCCAAAACACATTTATGGGGAGTGACTTTTCCAACCCCTCTAGCAACaactttttttagaaaaaagaataaaaatctataATCACGACAGGTCAAGAATGACGACAGCaagggtaatttttttttcatctgttctGAAAACTAACTTGACTTAACTGCATCACTGCAGAAGTTGTGGTTGTATCCGCATGACACtgcggggagagggggggggggggcataagtTGCAATTGTTCCCATATCCACTGAGAAAATACCAGAATGAAGATGATTCTATGCTATCCGAAACAATGCATTGCTAATTTTTGTTGTCGGCACTTCTAATATGAGAAGACCAAGCATGTCAGATTGGTTTCGTGGGAAGACATTGGCTCTAGCAAATGCACAATGTACAATCGCCAGCGCAGAAATTGTCCAATCTCTCCCGCTTGACTTCTGCCTCTTTCCTCAGTTTGAGGAGCACCGCAATTCAGGATGAATTTGGAATTTGTAGCATGCGGATAACTCATAATCACAGAACGCATTGCGAACCAACCAGCCATGAGACTTAAAACTCCTCCACATGTGGCGGAGCTCCGCTCCAAACCCAATGGATGCAATCTGTTGTTTTGTGTCCAAGAAAGCAAAGCCTCAGGCTCGGATGTTGCCGACACTATTTACAGCAGCTGTCCCGCTCGCAGATTGACAACGTCAACAACATGACATCTGACAACCAGCACAGATGAGATCGGGATCTTGaaacacgaggaacgtcctgtCTGGCCGCAAGACTCTCTGGTCACTATGGtcacgtttaaacgtgccttcaaaataagatagcgtcgtaaataaaaagtgcatgcgaaatacgactcaccatcgccacaTATTATGCATATtatggtgcgtgggaatctcccgttgagataaagccgTATTTTAAGTACTGATACTGtcttattaaatgtagccttctttttcttgaaagtcatcggctcctcttctctctcctggctgggccATTTGCCCTTCCCAAagaggctttttaaaaaaaacttattttgcAAGCTCCGAGTCtcaaaatcaaggcccgggggccagatctggcccgccacatcattctacgtggcccgcaaaagcagatcaaacatgtcagcttccatgatgctttctaaaatgtcaaacaaaattcgaaattgtcatatgtcataaataagagagatattggaagcattttcttgttaccaaacccctcatgatagtaatttaaacaatagttgaatcaacagtggcagcccggtagtccagtggttagcacgtcgggcttcacagtgcagaggtaccgggttcgattccagctccggcctccctgtgtgaagtttgcatgttctccccggggctgcgtgggttatctccgggtgctccggtttcctcccacattccaaaaatatgcatggcaggctgcttgaacactctaaattgtccctaggtgtgagtgtgagtgtggatggttgtttgtctctgtgtgccctgcaattggctggcaaccgattcagggtgtcccccgcctactgcccggagacggctgggatgggctccagcaccccccgcgaccctagtgaggatcaagcggtacggaagatgaatgaatgaaatgaatgaatcaacagttattcttgactccttcatatggtttcagtcataacagctTTCCAAAGGAAACGGtaaataaatgtgacaaaaatgagttggacacctctgtgctagctcctgggtatcattttagcagtaacctatcacgtaaccgagaagcgcgccttcacctgcgtcaagCGTGACATACTGTGGACGGATGTAACAGGGAAtgcggtcatttttcaaaataaaacatctttcagattccgaaaagaataaaacggaagttattaattttttctgtgcagcccggtaccaaatgacccacggaccggtccCGGTCCGCAGCCCGGGGATTGGGTACCCCTGCGGTAAGTCATTGTCCTTCCTGAATCCAAGAATCGACTCTGCTCGACTCGCTCTTCCCATAGTAATCGACTTTACCGGGGTATTGGAGGAGTTGGCGGTCCCAAAGGAAAATGATTTTCCTCTCCGCCGTCTCAATTCGTTGCCACCGATATGACGGGGACAGCGGAGGGTACCTTTTCGAACTATTCCTGTGCTCTACCGTTGCACTGctgcaggaacaggaacattTGGGAAGCGCTATGAAAATGCCTACCAAGGGAGCAGTTGCTCTGCATCCGTCCATCGGTGGAGCAGCGCAGCATGGAACCGATGACCCGGCCACCCACCAGCACCACACGTACATCACGGCCATGTGACTCTTTGACATACTCCTGAAACAAGTAGGGGGTGTCATGACGGATCAGGTGGCACAGGTCTGTCAGGTGGTGCTTGTCCCGTGCCAAGAACACAGCCTTGCCTGGGGAAAtagaaaaaagcaaaaagtgcACAAAGTGCGATTACTTTTTCATTCAGCATAACCAGACCTTTGCTATTGACCCGCACGCGATTTGACTTTTGAGGAACTCTAATTGCGGTTTGATATCTTCAGCAAAGTCTTTGAGCTAAATCTGCTGAGAACGTCTTTTCTCAGTTCCTCTTCTCTAAAACATGGCCCGCGTGCTTTTCTAAGGGGGATAAACAAATGCTTCGCACAGAGGCAAGAAAAAGTCTGTTTTAATTAGCACTTCTTCTTGCCAAGGCCTCTGACCCCCAGTACGAAAGCAAGGTCAAATCATGTGATTGTGTACGTGCGTATGCGTATGCGCACATGGTGTCTAAGTGACGGGTCCAAATACGATGACGAGGCATTCTTTGGCAAGCACAAACTCACGGTGAAAACCATGACGCCGCATATTTAGAAAAcaaggaaagcaaaaaaaaaataataataataaatcactgCCATGGTTTGAGGGTGAACTCACGTCCGGCAATTTGAACAGGACACAAACTCGCAAAATGTTGATATCTGCTTCCTCCATTCATTCcgtttttgtaactttgaaactaaaaagtgaaaacaaaactaatAAACGTTGGCCTTTCGGAGAggagaataaataataaaaaataataatcatagggcggcccggtagtccagtggttagcacgtcggctacacagtgcagaggtaccgggttcgattccagctccgacctccctgtgtggagtttgcatgttctccccgggcctgtgtgggttttctccgggtgctccggtttcttcccacattccaaaaacatgcatggcaggctgattggacgctctaaattgtccctaggtttgagtgtgggcgtggatggttgtttgtctctgtctgcTCTGCGTGtgactggcaactggttcagggtgtaccccgcctactgcccaaagacggttgggatgggctccagcaccccccgcgaccctagtgaggatcaagcggttcggaaaatggatggatggataataatccatagtgatgtgtgtgtgacaaGATGACATAACGATACAGGGAATGTACCGGTATGTGCTTGGGCACGGCTGATTCCAGGCCAATGGCAGACTCGAGAGCGAGGAGGAAATATTAATATCACCACCGTAAGGGACATTTGACCAAATAGGCCCAGAGAACGCTTTCTTGAGGTAATTCGTCAGACCTGGCAGAaatctccctccctctcccgtCCCCTGTCATGTGCCATCGCCTCACTTCCCCCCgcagcattttgaaaaaaaaaaaaaaaatagaaaatgcatgtgTCATTAGTTATGTCACATACATTTGGAGCGTGCTTGTGCCCGCCCGTCACCGAGTGTGCCACGCTCtttattttactatttttttttctttcgattGTGCAAGGCGGCTGTAGCTTTGAATAACTGGCAACTGGCAAGAAAGCCATCCTGTTAATTATTTGAAAGCAAATTACGTGACCGCCCAGCATGCCcggaacatttttgactgcgtTATTCGTCACtctgttcatttttctttttgcgccGTGGTACTTCCAGTATCACGAATACCCGAGTGTTTTTcatggtgtgtgcgtgcgcgcatatGCCAGTGCACATTATTAGTCATATTTGTTCAGATTTATGCAAGGTGGCAGGGATGGGCCGCAATAAGTAGCTGTATGTCGACATAGAGTGCACgcgttgtgtgtgagtgtgtgggggggagcatcagagcactcggggaggggaggaggaggaggagcatcaGAGCACTCACACTTTACTTTTCtcttaaatccatccatccattttctgagttgctttatcctcacaagggtcgcgaggcatgctggagcctatccctgcagcaggcgggggacaccctgaaccggttgccagccaatcgcagggcacacagagacgaacaaccattcgcactcacactcacacctagggacaatttagagtgttcaatcagcctgccacgcatgtttttggaatgtgggaggaaaccggagtacccggggaaaagccacataggcacggggagaacatgcaaactccacacaggaaggccggagctgggatcgaacccctctgcactgtgaggttgacgcgctaaccactggaccaccggttcGCCATTTATCTTAAATGTGGGAGCTAATGAATTCACATCACAGAACATTCTGCCAATGAAGTCGATAGCAGGCGGAAGTGAGCTGACCGCGGCCTCCATTAAACCGCGAACTTGCAAGCCCATGAAAGCGAGGCGTTGCGCGCCTTGTCTTACCTCTGTGTCCACGCGCGTTCTTCACCACCACCGGGTAGCCCAGCGGCTCTGCCTCGTCAATCATCTTTCGGAAGTTGTCATGTCCACCTGAGGCAcatacgcagacacacacacacacacacacacacacaagcgccacCCAGATCACACAGAGGAACGCAACGTGTCAAAGGGAGCTTCATTTGATCTCCAAGTTCAACAATTgcaagggggggaggggaggaaagGAAcccgtcaccatggcaacaggaGTGACACAAAACAGCCGCGAGATGGACGAGATCGGAAGCGAGCGGTCGTTGGAGCGGGCTAAAATCAAGTCACCGTCATGCTTCCGCTTTCGGCGCATTTGCTCAAGCTAAAACGTGTCATGATAAAATAGATtcgagacataaaaaaaaaaatacaaaagagaaTTGTTAATGTTACTCAACATACTGCAGAGCCAGTGTTTAATTATTTCCTTGTTTTCACATGGCTCATTGCTCAAATCTGGAATCCATTCAAACGAACAGATGTGATCCACTCGGTCACATGGGCTTTTTCCAGACACACTGATTCACATGTTTTccaccagagagagagagaaagaggaagagcGGGAGAAAGCAGGGAGAACAAGAGGAGGGGAGGAGCAGAGGGATagcttattttgttttgaaaagtcaCGAGGGGACAGCGGGTCAGGCAACAGGGCTGTTACATAAGCTCTGTATCCACGCTGCAACGGATTGCCTGGACTACACCGAAGAGAGACCGATGGAATGTAGGCCAAACATCAGCCTCTTTCTCTCACTCCCTTACGGCCGGAATCCGTGGTGTGCTCTTGTAAAATGTcaggttttcatttcatttcgggggggggggggggggggtgaacaatGAATTGTGGgcttgttatgtttttttgtttttgttttttttttaggataaaTGATTGCAAAGTAATAAAAAAGGACATTTATacagcaggcggcccggtagtccagtggttagcacgtcggcttcacagtgcagaggtaccgggttcgattccagctccggcctccctgtgtggagtttgcatgttctccccgggcctgcgtgggttttctccgggtgctccggtttcctcccacattccaaaaaacatgcgtggcaggctgattgaacactctaaattgtcctgaggtgtgagtgtgagcatggatggttgttcgtccctgcgattggctggcaaccgattcagggtgtcccccgcctactgcccgaagacagctgggataggctccagcaccccccgcgaccctagtgaggatcaagcggctcggaagatgaatgaatgaatgaatgattc
Protein-coding sequences here:
- the rimkla gene encoding beta-citrylglutamate synthase B; this translates as MCSRLWFVTDRRISQEYPQIQILRALKERCAEEDVEFRSLLMDQIVLTISEGQLGLQVDQETVTSYPQVVVVRVPTPWVQSDSDITVLRHLEKMGCRLINRPQAILNCVNKFWTFQELAGHGIPLPDTFSYGGHDNFRKMIDEAEPLGYPVVVKNARGHRGKAVFLARDKHHLTDLCHLIRHDTPYLFQEYVKESHGRDVRVVLVGGRVIGSMLRCSTDGRMQSNCSLGGVGMMCPLSEQGKQLATEVSNILGMDVCGIDLLQLNNGSFVVCEANANVGFIAFDQACGMDVAGIVADYALSMLPNRLTRKMSLLSVVSSTSETSSEPEVCPVPTVGGSLPEAVCNMSVGSTSSESDPELAEPSQSPPCQASGSVLPDPAYNFNTLLANEIKLLTE